One region of Chanodichthys erythropterus isolate Z2021 chromosome 17, ASM2448905v1, whole genome shotgun sequence genomic DNA includes:
- the or71aq2 gene encoding odorant receptor 116-2, with the protein MENLSIIVSFELTLDPFYIPPGAKYPIFLLGLFIYMFIAFCNLTLLLLIIMTQSLHKPIYFIMFSLPLNDFVGITSMLPKVLSDIVMETNNTYYPLCVLQGFLIHMYGGGVLFILAAMAFDRYIAICMPLRYNALMTPRFVMGIVSIVWGLDLFFIVLLFSLQGKYSRCRSIILNVFCDNPSLLKLTCDNTTVSNIIGLFTTAMMQIISVCIQVFSYVKILIACLATSRSDAKRKAINTCVSQLAIFIIYEVVGTFTILSHRFKNINADMQKIMGMLIFLVSPLLNPIVYGLNSHELRNNVLKLIRRKISKM; encoded by the coding sequence ATGGAGAACTTATCCATCATAGTTAGTTTTGAGCTAACCCTGGATCCATTTTACATCCCTCCAGGAGCAAAATATCCCATATTTCTTTTGGGCCTCTTCATCTACATGTTCATTGCCTTTTGTAATTTGACCCTGTTGCTCCTCATCATTATGACACAAAGTCTCCATAAGCCAATTTACTTCATTATGTTCAGTCTTCCTCTGAATGATTTTGTTGGAATCACTTCCATGCTTCCCAAGGTTCTCTCTGACATTGTTATGGAAACCAATAATACATACTACCCCCTCTGTGTGCTTCAGGGTTTTCTGATCCACATGTATGGGGGTGGTGTTTTGTTCATCCTGGCTGCCATGGCTTTTGATCGCTATATTGCCATTTGCATGCCTCTGCGATACAATGCTCTCATGACACCAAGGTTTGTGATGGGAATTGTTTCTATTGTATGGGGCCTTGatctttttttcattgttttgctGTTTTCCTTACAGGGCAAGTATTCCAGATGTAGATCTAtcattttgaatgtgttttgtgaCAATCCCTCTCTGCTTAAGCTGACATGTGACAATACCACAGTTAGTAACATCATAGGCTTGTTCACCACAGCCATGATGCAGATTATTAGTGTTTGCATTCAAGTATTTTCCTATGTGAAGATTTTGATTGCCTGCTTGGCCACGAGTAGGTCTGATGCCAAGAGAAAGGCCATCAACACCTGTGTTTCTCAATTGGCCATTTTCATCATATATGAGGTTGTTGGAACTTTCACCATCTTGTCACACAGGTTCAAAAACATAAACGCAGACATGCAAAAGATTATGGGGATGCTCATTTTTCTAGTGTCTCCACTTCTGAATCCAATAGTTTATGGATTGAACAGTCATGAATTACGGAATAATGTGCTAAAACTCATACGCAGGAAAATctctaaaatgtaa
- the or71at1 gene encoding odorant receptor 117-1 — MAVNLSYPTFTFNLKIAKFDVHPKAIYPVFFFGTLIYVFSVFCNGTLLGLIITQRILHKPMFYILFSLPLTDLIGITSALPRVLVDIITGTNDVYYPTCVLQAFLIHMYGGAILFLLAAMSIDRYIAICNPLRYNSIMTPGRICGLIALAWSMDLVLVLVLFSLQSRMEKCNSFIANVYCDNPSLLLLSCGGDFTVNNIYGLSITAFMQVISVSVQLYSYMQILITCIKQTHSDSKIKAVNTCMAQIATFFVFEIVTTIAILSYRIPNFSSSAQRICGLMIYTVLPVVNPIIYGMKTKDIRIAFFLVLKRNKIGPGKNASVVQSRK; from the coding sequence ATGGCTGTAAACCTTTCATATCCAACTTTCACATTCAACCTTAAAATTGCAAAATTTGATGTCCATCCAAAAGCAATATATCCTGTGTTCTTCTTTGGAACTCTGATCTATGTGTTCTCTGTGTTCTGTAATGGAACCCTTCTTGGACTGATAATCACCCAAAGAATCCTTCACAAGCCGATGTTCTACATCCTGTTCAGCCTCCCTCTAACCGATTTAATTGGAATCACTTCTGCTCTGCCCAGGGTGCTTGTGGACATTATAACAGGAACAAATGATGTGTATTACCCTACATGTGTTCTTCAGGCTTTTTTGATACATATGTATGGAGGTGCAATACTTTTTCTACTGGCAGCCATGTCGATTGACCGGTACATAGCAATATGCAACCCACTCAGATACAATTCTATTATGACTCCTGGCAGAATATGTGGACTCATTGCACTGGCATGGAGCATGGACCTTGTCTTAGTACTTGTTTTATTTTCCCTTCAATCTAGAATGGAGAAATGTAATTCTTTCATTGCTAATGTGTACTGCGACAACCCATCTTTGCTTTTGCTTTCATGTGGAGGAGATTTTACAGTGAACAACATTTATGGTTTATCTATAACAGCATTTATGCAGGTAATCAGTGTCTCTGTCCAGTTGTACTCTTATATGCAAATTCTCATCACGTGtataaaacaaacacattcTGATTCAAAAATAAAGGCTGTAAATACATGTATGGCCCAGATCGCTACAttttttgtctttgaaatagTAACAACCATCGCTATATTATCATATCGGATCCCTAATTTTTCTTCAAGTGCACAGAGGATTTGTGGTTTGATGATTTACACAGTCCTTCCAGTTGTCAATCCAATCATATATGGAATGAAAACTAAAGATATCAGAATAGCTTTCTTTTTGGTTTTGAAAAGGAACAAAATTGGTCCAGGTAAAAATGCATCTGTTGTTCAAAgcagaaaataa